One window of Branchiostoma lanceolatum isolate klBraLanc5 chromosome 6, klBraLanc5.hap2, whole genome shotgun sequence genomic DNA carries:
- the LOC136437090 gene encoding L-threonine 3-dehydrogenase, mitochondrial-like isoform X1, translating into MAWSGRLVKRGFPGIARCIHASSVANGPRVLITGVQGQLGAPLAEELRKKYGRDNVIATGRRFPDEELAASGPYKFLDVMNMDMMRQFVVDHRIDWVVHFSALLSVIGESNVPLAIQINIESVHNMLELCKNYNLRLFLPSTIGAFGPTSPRNPTPDLCIQRPRTIYGVAKVHAELMGEYYNHRFGLDFRSARFPGVISADTMPGGGTTDYAVAIFHDAIQTGKFECYLRPDTRLPMMYLPDCIRATVEMLEAPDEDWKLRTYNITAMSFTPEEIAEELKKHIPDLEVTYKPDDRQQIADTWPEVFDDSGARKDLGWKHEYDLAKMVETMVTRLRKKYGK; encoded by the exons ATGGCTTGGAGTGGTCGGCTTGTGAAACGAGGTTTTCCCGGGATAGCGCGCTGTATTCACGCGTCCAGCGTCGCAAACGGACCGAGGGTACTCATAACAG GTGTGCAGGGGCAGCTGGGCGCCCCGCTGGCGGAGGAACTCAG AAAGAAGTACGGACGGGACAATGTGATCGCTACAGGAAGGAGGTTCCCGGACGAAGAGCTTGCGGCGAGCG GCCCGTACAAGTTCCTGGACGTGATGAACATGGACATGATGCGGCAGTTCGTGGTGGATCATCGCATCGATTGGGTGGTGCACTTCAGCGCCTTGCTCAG TGTAATCGGCGAGTCCAACGTACCCCTGGCTATTCAGATCAACATTGAGTCCGTGCACAACATGTTGGAGCTGTGTAAGAACTACAACCTGCGGCTCTTCCTACCGTCCACCATCGGCGCCTTCGGTCCCACCTCCCCGCGGAACCCCACCCCGGACCTCTGCATCCAGCGGCCCAGAACTATCTACGGGGTGGCCAAGGTGCATGCGGAACTCATGGGAGAG TACTACAACCACAGGTTCGGGCTGGACTTCCGGAGCGCGCGCTTCCCAGGAGTCATTTCGGCCGACACCATGCCGGGAGGAGGAACCACAG ACTATGCAGTAGCGATCTTCCATGACGCCATCCAGACGGGGAAGTTTGAGTGTTACCTGCGGCCGGACACGCGCCTGCCCATGATGTACCTGCCCGACTGCATCCGGGCTACTGTCGAGATGCTGGAGGCCCCGGATGAAGACTGGAAG CTGCGCACGTACAACATCACAGCCATGAGCTTCACGCCTGAGGAGATTGCGGAGGAACTGAAGAAACACATCCCTGACCTGGAGGTCACCTACAAACCCGACGACAGACAACAAATCG CTGACACGTGGCCGGAAGTGTTCGATGACAGCGGTGCGCGGAAAGACCTTGGGTGGAAGCACGAGTACGACCTTGCCAAGATGGTGGAAACCATGGTGACGCGTCTCAGGAAGAAGTACGGCAAATAG
- the LOC136437124 gene encoding alpha-N-acetyl-neuraminyl-2,3-beta-galactosyl-1,3-N-acetyl-galactosaminide alpha-2,6-sialyltransferase-like, with the protein MLGRRVTGEQEKHVRDLGTDHSPSRGSGRGKTPLLIGIAVGFTLCHIVYFPTYWYLGDLKPQPLCRPAPSKGLSRRTEAPTNVPNTTGGPTAPPGPVHPVPFNVTNPLSGYVNVLKDREALRLHCGVCALVSTSGHVLNHTAGAEIDQAECVIRMNHSPVTGFEKHVGRRTTVRIVTHSSFKFAFMEITQIVSKENRSKLVVWGPDDTMRTNGKGETYNHLFNLTKVSKDAEFYMLSPERMLYSHKLFDNETGLQRRVKSGLIWLSTGWFTMILATEMCDQVKVYGMSDGENCRDPNAYPAAYHYFDSDNITYARNECDEYNWMEKREKDAHRFFTEKTVFERWSKYHKITFHFPSWNRYE; encoded by the exons ATGTTGGGTCGCCGGGTGACAG GAGAGCAGGAAAAACACGTCCGTGACCTGGGCACGgatcactctccaagcagaggttccggtcga GGAAAAACACCTCTCCTGATTGGAATAGCCGTGGGATTTACGCTCTGCCACATTGTGTACTTCCCCACGTACTGGTATCTCGGGGACCTGAAACCCCAGCCACTGTGTCGCCCTGCACCGAGTAAAGGACTTTCACGACGAACAGAAGCCCCGACCAACGTCCCAAACACGACCGGCGGCCCTACTGCACCGCCTGGTCCGGTCCACCCGGTACCGTTCAATGTCACCAACCCGCTCAGTGGATACGTCAACGTGTTGAAAGATAGAGAG GCATTGAGGCTTCACTGCGGTGTGTGTGCCCTGGTGTCCACTTCTGGACATGTCCTGAACCACACGGCCGGAGCAGAAATCGACCAGGCCGAGTGTGTCATACGTATGAACCATTCTCCTGTTACCGGCTTTGAAAAGCACGTCGGGAGAAGAACTACAGTCCGTATAGTAACACACAGCAGCTTCAAGTTCGCCTTTATGGAAATCACGCAAATCGTCTCGAAAGAAAACCGGTCTAAACTGGTAGTATGGGGTCCAGACGATACCATGAGGACAAACGGAAAGGGGGAGACGTACAACCATTTATTCAATCTGACAAAGGTTTCCAAGGACGCGGAGTTTTACATGTTGTCACCAGAGAGAATGCTGTATTCTCACAAACTGTTTGATAATGAGACCGGGTTACAGAG ACGCGTCAAGAGTGGGTTGATCTGGCTGAGTACAGGCTGGTTCACGATGATCCTGGCTACAGAGATGTGTGATCAGGTCAAGGTGTACGGCATGAGCGATGGAGAGAACTGCAG GGACCCAAATGCCTACCCAGCGGCGTACCATTACTTTGACAGTGACAACATCACATACGCGAGGAACGAGTGCGACGAGTATAACTGGATGGAGAAACGAGAAAAAGATGCACATCGCTTCTTTACAGAAAAGACAGTTTTTGAAAGATGGTCAAAATACCACAAAATCACCTTCCACTTCCCCTCATGGAATCGTTATGAATGA